The Chloroflexota bacterium region AGGCGCGCAGGCGTGCAGTCGGGTTCGGGAATCTCCTCCGACAGCATGACCGGCACCCAGAACCGCCGGAACAGCTCGCCCATCGGCGTCCCCGGGCCCGTCCTCACCAAGAGTTCATTCTCTTCCTGTGTCAGCATCAGTCCCCTCTTCCCGTCGTATATCCTCTTGTCTGTCCTTTGGGCGGACGCTGCTGCAAGGCCAGACTCCTCACCTCAACCCACCAAGCCGCTAAAGAAGAACCCCGCAGCTAAAGCTGCGGGGTTTCTCTTTGGGTTCGTTATGCTGGCGCCAAATCCTTCAGCGCTTCCTGCAAGACCTGCATTGCCGGCTTGCCCTTCGGCGCCTGGACGGTACTCCTTCGCACCTTGAAGAGCTCCGGCCGGTGGGGTGCCGCCGGTTCCTGCCCTTCCTGCAGGTCCCGGGCCGCCTTGATGAGCTGGTGCCGGATATGGATGTTCAGCGTGTCCTGGCTCGTCAGCCGTTCCCGCGTCCGGTCCATGATTGGCCCGCCCTGGTCCTCGATCTGGCAGATGTCCTGCAGCGGGAAGTTGTTGATGCCCGAGTAGTTGTAGTCTCGCTGCATTTCCCGGTCGACCAGGTAGTCGTTGGCCTTGTTGGCGACCGGCTTGTACGTTCCCGGGATCTTCTCCGGCACCAGCCACGCGTTGTGCGCCTCCCGGAACTCCTCCAGCAGCGGCTCGTACGGGTTCCACCGCACCCGCAGCACCATGCACGTCACATCGTCGATCGGCACGCGCATCCGCTGATACCCGAGGGGGAACTTACCCCCTCCGAGGTTGTTGTATGAGGGCGAGGGGTCAAAGTTCGGAATGATGAAGTGGTCGATGCTGACCCGCTGCTCTTCTTCTTCGTTGTTCCACACCGTGGCGAAGCTGATGCCGAACTCCGTGTCGACGACAGCCGCCGGCAACCGCACGCGTGAAATGGCGCTGCCGCTGTTGAGCCCCATCT contains the following coding sequences:
- a CDS encoding aromatic ring-hydroxylating dioxygenase subunit alpha gives rise to the protein MLTQEENELLVRTGPGTPMGELFRRFWVPVMLSEEIPEPDCTPARL
- a CDS encoding Rieske 2Fe-2S domain-containing protein, giving the protein MLTQEENELLTRTGPGTPMGEFFRRFWTPVMLSEEIPEPDCTPARLRVLNEDLIAFRDSDGNVGIIDAYCAHRFSPLFFGMNEESGLRCLYHGWKYDYTGQCVDIPFIPEGESFKSKIKLKSYPALDKGGFIWAYMGPAELQPPFPDFDFAAIPESHRENWKIVCECNWLQSMEGQNDPSHLYFTHGFRDKTEGGPGVQMGLNSGSAISRVRLPAAVVDTEFGISFATVWNNEEEEQRVSIDHFIIPNFDPSPSYNNLGGGKFPLGYQRMRVPIDDVTCMVLRVRWNPYEPLLEEFREAHNAWLVPEKIPGTYKPVANKANDYLVDREMQRDYNYSGINNFPLQDICQIEDQGGPIMDRTRERLTSQDTLNIHIRHQLIKAARDLQEGQEPAAPHRPELFKVRRSTVQAPKGKPAMQVLQEALKDLAPA